Proteins co-encoded in one Brassica oleracea var. oleracea cultivar TO1000 chromosome C4, BOL, whole genome shotgun sequence genomic window:
- the LOC106339768 gene encoding 40S ribosomal protein S14-2, producing MSRRKTREPKEETVTLGPAVRDGEQVFGVVHIFASFNDTFIHVTDLSGRETLVRITGGMKVKADRDESSPYAAMLAAQDVAQRCKELGITAMHVKLRATGGNKTKTPGPGAQSALRALARSGMKIGRIEDVTPIPTDSTRRKGGRRGRRL from the exons ATG TCGAGGAGAAAGACGAGAGAGCCAAAGGAGGAGACAGTTACACTTGGACCAGCTGTTCGTGATGGAGAGCAAGTCTTCGGTGTTGTCCACATCTTTGCTTCATTCAACGACACTTTCATT CACGTTACTGATTTGTCTGGGCGTGAAACCCTTGTCCGTATCACCG GTGGAATGAAGGTGAAAGCTGACAGGGACGAGTCGTCACCATACGCAGCTATGCTTGCTGCGCAAGACGTTGCTCAGAGATGCAAGGAGCTTGGAATCACTGCTATGCACGTGAAGCTCCGTGCGACTGGTGGAAACAAGACCAAGACACCTGGTCCTGGTGCTCAGTCTGCTCTCAGAGCTCTTGCCCGTTCCGGCATGAAAATTGGCCGTATTG AGGATGTTACTCCGATCCCAACAGACAGTACCCGCCGAAAGGGTGGTAGAAGAGGAAGGAGGCTCTGA